From the genome of Mucilaginibacter paludis DSM 18603:
ATGTTGCAAATGATCACAAAGCAGCCGATGGATGGATACTCGTATACAATACATTTGACGCCAATGCAAGCGGTAGCCTTACAAATCCATATTTCATTCTATACAATACTTACAGAGGATTAATGAGAATATATTTATATACTACTACACCTTTCAATTATCCGTCAACTTATATTGTGGATGGATTAAAAGTTGTATCAAACCACAGTTCTTCTATGCTTAATTTTTTAGGTACGGATATTGTTGATCCGGCTCAAAACCAGTTAAGTTTTTCACAAATTGAACCTGCCCCTGCAGACGGATCACAGCCATTAGCCACAAACAAATGGTATATGCTACAGTACGAAATGGCTTACGACCCCCAGGTTACTACATTAGGCTATCAGGATATACAGCTAAGTTGGTTTACAAATTACAACAGTGTTAGTACTATATCATTAGGAGGAACAGAAACAGGCACTATAAAAACCGCCGTAGGAGCACCTTCCGACCCTCTAAATACAGCGCTGCAAAATGGAGGGGCTGTCGCAGGTAAGGCCGCTGTCAGTTTTATTGGCAGCCAAATACTAAATAACGTTTCACAAACTGGTGACGTAAACAACAAAGTGGGATTGCCCAATGTTATCTTTACAAAAATTAAAGATGCTGTTTCTTCTGCATTAGGTGCTGCAACAGGAAACATACCCGGTGCGATAGTTGGTATATTTAGTGCCATAATTGGAGGCACAAGTAATAGTACGCCAACAATGAACTTAAATTTAAACTCTACTATTACATTAAAGGGTACCCAAACAAGTAGCGGCTCATTCCCATCAAGCCCTACTTCTGTTTATGTACCAGGCTCAATTATAACTTCAAATGCCCAGAACTACATTCCACTTTACAATCAACCTCTCGGAATGTTTAATTTGTCTGCCCGGCCAACGGTACAGATAAAACGGAATCATACACCTGATGGCCAAGGTTATTATACCACTACCTATACTTTAACTACTGGTATGGATCAGATTCTTAAATTCAATCCGGCAGTAATTAATACTAGCTCCACGGGAGCGCATATTGCGAATATCAATGCACTTGTAGTAGCAATTCAGAATGCCGACCCTACTCCTTATTATGGCTTCCAGACTACTGGCAATTTGGAGCAGGTTGGTACATATACTGCGATTACACAAGCGTTAGATGATGACGATGAGCCCGTTACCCTCCAATTGCAATTTCAAAGAGATTTAAACCCAAATCCACAAGTTGCTGTTAGAATATCTTTTGACGTGATTCCGAATAATGGTGCTCCAAAATCGTCCATTATAAAAACATTTTGGGCGAACTCCAATATTCAGGATGCTTATTAGGTGTATGATATAAACACCTATTTAATAATAATTCACTTGTTCTCATTTTTTGGAACAGGTGAATTATTTAAAGGGATCAGTCTGATTTTTTTTGCAATATCCCACGGACTGGGATAGCAACCCGGCCTCCTTCAAACCGTATTTAACCACATCAACCCGGCTGTCTGCCAGTATCCCGAACACCTGCGGCACAAGCGGAGGCGCCAAATCATGGTACGACCATATTTTTATATCGCCCTGGCTGGTTAAAGGGGCAAATTATATCCAATACATTCCTAACTCTTATCAAACTGTCGGCAATGACGGTCAACGCCTTGGCGTTGATGTAAATGCAACCACGCCGGTGGTCAATACATCTGCACCGGCCAACGTTATCGATGCCTTGTTCAATTTTTCAAATAAATACCCGATCACTATCAAGTTGCTGGTTAAGGTTAACCGTACCGGCGGTAGTTTAGCTGACCCAGCTGAAAGAAATTGATATCAATAGTGTGTGATAAGGTTGGCACTTATCATACGCTATTTTACTTCTATCTTATACGCGCCCCCCTAAAATACCTTTTCTGGGGCACTTCTCTCTCCTATCGCAGCGCGCCGTAGAATGGATATCAACAGTTACATTCTGTGCTCAAGCACTTTCGGCAATAGTCGTATTTATTTTCATTTATCTTAGGCAATTATCATAAAATGAACGTATAATTGACCTGTATAACCATATAAACTTATTCGTACTACCTGATATACTTCCTCAAAATAAAGAAGTGGTCGTTATTGCTTAACTTAAATTATGCCTGCTACAAAGGTTTTAACTATATGCGTTATTGCATTTTTTTTAAGCATGGCATTTTGCGCTGATGCTCAGTTAAAGTGCAAAATAGAACATTATTCTACTGAAGATGGCCTGTCGCACAACCGGATTATGTGCATGCTCAAAGACAGGGAGGGCTTTATGTGGTTTGGCACCTGGGATGGTTTAAACAGGTTTGACGGGCATAATTTTGTGGTTTATAAATCCAAACCCGGCGATACATCAAGCCTGCGCAACAACAGGATAGAAAATATTATTGAAGATAAGGCCGGTTTTTTATGGGTACAAGCTTATGATAACCGCGTATACAGGTTTGATAAAAAAAACGGACAATTTTTGGCTATTGAGGCCGGCGCTCCTTTCAACAGGGGCTCCCAGCCCATTTTCACCAGGATGGAGTTATCAAAAAATGGGCGCATCTGGCTTATCACCAAAAAAGAAGGTATTTTTTTGATTGACGAACCCGACGCAGTACACCCACATTGTACCAGGTTTGCACAAGGGCTGGGCCGCAGCTTAAGTTTGCCATCAAATACCATTCAGTTTTTTCATCAGGATCAACAATCCAATGTTTGGATAAGCACAGCTAACGGCATCTGCCTTATTGCTAAAAACCGGTTCGGGAAATATACGAGCAGCACGCTTTCGGGCAGAAACGATTTAACCTGCGCCGAGGATACCAAAGATACCATTTGGCTGGGTACCAGGGCCGGAAGCTTAATTTACATCCCCAAATCAACAAAACAATTTACGGAGTTAAAGTTAACGGACAACAGCATCAATCAACTGATCGTTTCCAAAAAAAATAATTGTGTTTACGCCACGTCTTCCGGCGCGCAAGTGATTAAAATACAACGATCAAACAGGGCTTTCAGCTTATTTACCATGCCGCAGGCGGGGCAATTTTTTTCTTTGTATGAGGATAAGCGCGGCTTGCTATGGCTTGAAGCAGACCGATACGGCATTGTAAAGTTTGATCCGGAGCGCAAATCATTCAAAGGATTCAATCAAAAAACGGACGCTTTTTTTGATCATTACGTTAAATTTTACCGAGTAATTGAGGATAACAACGGATCGGTATGGGTGAGTATGGATCATGGTGGCTTTGGATACTACAACCCTGTTACCGATAATGTAGACTATTTTTACGACGAGCCGGGCTCTGGCAATCACTGGTTTTCAAATATTATTGTTTGCACTTATATGGACCCCGCCGGGGTATTGTGGTTAAATGCCGATGATAAAGGCCTGAATAAAATTGTTTTTCAGCGCAACGATTTCAACCAGAAACTTATTGTCACCAACACCGTCAACCGGTCTGATAATGAAATACGTGGTTTATGTTATGATAGCCAAAACAGATTGTGGCTGGCATCCAAGTCGGGTAATTTATACATCTACAAAAACGACAAGCAAGTACCCGTATCTTTTTTAAATACCCCAAAGGATGGCATAGGCGTAATTTATGCCATTTTGCAGGATAAAAAAGGCTGCGTATGGATAGGCACCCGCAGCAACGGCTTGTTCAGGGCTGTGCCGGTAAATGCACAACAAACAGCCTATCAATTAACTCATTTTGAAACCGGCAAGAATGATATTTTCAGCTTAAACAGCAACGTAATTTATTCGCTGCTGGAGGATAGGCAAGGCCGTGTTTGGGTGGGTACCTACGAAAGCGGACTAAATTTAGTTGACGAGCAAAACGGGTGGATCAGATTTTTGAACATCAAAAACTGTTTTAAAAATTATCCAAAAAAATCGTTCCTGAAGATCCGGAATTTAAAAGAAGATGCTAAGGGAAATATCTGGCTGGCAACCACGGATGGATTGCTCATTGTTGATCCCGATCAATATCATATCGATCATTCGAGGTTTGCTGGTTTCAGCAAGATATCAGGCGACAGAACAAGTTTAAGTAAAAACGATATCCAGTTTATTTACCGCGACTCCAAAGCTGCAATGTGGCTATGCACATCGGGCGGAGGCCTGGATAAAGCCATTGGCGATAATCCATTTAAAAAGCTGAATTTTAAAGTTTACACCACCGAAGATGGCTTAACAAGCGATTATGTTTTAAGCTGCGTTGAAGATAACGATAACAATTTGTGGCTGGCAACAGAGAACGGACTTTCTAAATTTAACCCGCAAAGCGACAAGTTCAGAAATTACGATTCGTACGATGGTCTCCCCAAAACAGGTTTCTCCGAATCATCGAGCCTGAAACTCCCTAACGGCAACCTGGTTTTTGGCGGCATTACCGGCTACGTATCCTTCAACCCGCGGAGCATCCTCAGCCCTAAAATTTTTGTTAATATGGCGTTCACCAATTTGCAGGTGAACAACAATGATATTTTTCCGGATCAAAGCGGCGGTATCCTGAAGCAAAACATTGATCAAACATCCGGCTTGCGGCTTCAGTACAACCAAAATATCATCGCGGTAGACTATGCGGTATTGGATTACCGGTTAACAAGCAAACAAAACTATGCTTATCGCCTGCTGGGTTTCGATAACCTTTGGCACGACAACAAAGGGCAGCGGCGGGCTACTTATACTAACCTGCCACCGGGCGATTATAAGTTTGAAGTGAAGAGCACCGCGGCCGATCTTTATTTAAACACGCCCTATAAAAGTTTATCCATAACCATTTTACCGCCGCCGTGGTGTACCTGGTGGGCATACCTCATTTACATGGTCATCTTATCGATAGCAATAGCCATAGTACGCCGCATTGCCTTGACCATGCTTAAACTCAGGCACCGGATAGCTGTTGAACAAAAGATGGCCGATTTAAAGGTAGGCTTCTTCACCAACGTATCGCACGAACTGCGTACCCCCCTAACGTTGATACTGAACCCGATAGAAGAGATCTTCGATAAAGAAAAACTATCAGCTCAGGGCGTTGAGCACATCCACGTTGTGCGCAAAAATGCAAAGCGAATGGTGCGCTTTATTAATCAGTTGCTTGATTTGCGCAAGGCGCAGAGCGGCAAAGCTACACTCCGGGTTTCACAGGTAGATATGGTATCGTTCGTGAAAAAAATAAGTGAATATTTTACCGACCTGGCCCGCGAAAAACATATTGAGCTTCAAATTACCGCCAGCCGTGATATTGTATTGCTTTGGATAGATGCCGAAAAAATTGATGTTGTGATCTATAACCTGCTGGCCAATGCCTTTAAGTTTAGCCCGGCCAACAAAACTATACAAGTGCTGATTGGACAGGCGTATGCAAATGCCCCGGTATTGATTGAGATAGCCGACCAGGGCCAGGGCGTGCCGGAAAACAAACTGCAGGACATTTTTGAGCTGTATTATGAAGGAGACCACAACGAGAGCAAAAACCTGAAAGGCACCGGTATAGGCCTTGCTTTAGCCAAAGAGCTGGTGGCTATTCATCAGGGTAAAATTTCTGCGAAAAATAATACCGATAAAGGCCTCACTGTATCCATCGAATTGAAAGCCGGAAAAGAACATTTTGCAACTGCCGATGTGGTTTTTGTTGATGCGCCCGAAGTACCTCATGAGTTTGAGGAAACTATGGAGGGTATGTTATTACAAACCATTCATCATCCCAAACATCAACATGACGTAAACGTGCCCTTAGTTTTATTGGTTGAAGACAATAACGATCTGCGGATGTTTTTAGCAGCACAACTCAGTAGCCTTTACCGTGTAGAAGTTGCCGAAAATGGGCAGGAAGGTTTACAAAAAGCAATCAATTTATTACCCGACCTGGTGTTGAGCGATGTAATGATGCCTAAAATGGATGGCATACAAATGCTTGATGAGTTAAAGAACAATATCCTGACGAGCCATATCCCAGTCGTGCTATTGTCGGCAAAGTTTTCGATTGAAAACCAGATAGAAGGATTAAAATACGGGGCCGACTCCTATATCACCAAACCTTTTGATAACGGCTTTTTACTGGCATCGATAGAAAACCTGATCAGGCAGCGCAAAAAAATATTTGATACTCTTTTAAGCGGCAAAAAAACCATTTCGCTTAGCCCGGCCGAGATCGTAATCACCTCGCACGATGAAATATTTCTGAAAAAGGTCATCCAAATTGTCGAGGATCGAATGGTTGATCCTGAGTTTAATATCGAATCCGTTTCTGAGGCGGTTAATTTGAGCCGTTCGGCTTTTTATAAAAAATTTAAAAGCCTCACCAATATGGCCCCTGTTGAATTTGTAAGGGAGATGCGCCTGAAAAGAGCAAAGCAAATGTTAGATGCCGGCCAAAATAACATGACCGAAATAGCATACGCCGTAGGTTTCAATAACTCCAGGTATTTCAGCACTTGTTTTAAAGAGCTTTATCATCAATCACCAACCGACTATCTCAAGTCGATATCAATAAAAGCGTAAAACCGCATTCAAAGCCTTATTTCACGCATTTTATATTAAAATTTGAACAAATTCGATCAAATTTCGAACACCTCTGCACACCCTCCTGCCTACGTTTGTAGCGCTGCATATAGCCTGTAACATCCATCTCCGGTACCGGGAAAACCCGGCAGGTTATACCAGCCAACCAATTATATTATTAACCGGGCTAATGGGCATACATCAAATGGTGCCGATGAACCTTAAACCTTCAAAAACAAATTAAATTATGAAAAAAGTTTTACTACAAACTTTGCTCATGTTCCTTTTGGGCTCAGCCTGGGCCCAAACCAGAACAATTAGCGGTAAGGTAACTGATGAACGGGGCGAATCGTTACCAAGCGTTAACGTTAAGGTAAAGGGAACTGCCATTGTTACTGCCGCTGCTGCGGATGGCACCTACAAATTATCAGTTCCGGGGACCGAATCGGTACTGGTTTTTTCTTTCATCGGTTATAAACCTAAAGAAATAAAGGTGGGCGGCCAAACAGTGATCAACGTGTCGCTTGAGCCCGACTCCAAATTACTGAACGAGGTCGTAGCCATTGGTTATCAAACCGTGAGGCGCAGGGATTTGGTTACCGCCGTATCATCTGTTACGGCAAAAGACCTGAAAGATAACCCAACATTATCTGCCGCCGAAGCGCTCCAGGGCAAATTAGCAGGCGTACAGGTTACCGTTGCCGATGGGCAGCCCGGCGCTTCCGCAGATATTTACATCCGGGGCCGTACCTCCATAACACAAAGCGGTTCTCCGTTATATATTGTGGATGGCATACAGGTTGATGGCGCGCTGAATGCCTTATCACCACAGGATATCGAATCGATAGATGTATTGAAAGATGCCGCTTCAACATCCATCTATGGCGCCCGCGGCTCAAATGGGGTTGTAATTATTACTACCAAAGGCGGTACCAATACCAACGGAAAAACAACGGTAAACTATAATAACAGCTTCTCTATCCAAAAGCTGCCCAAAGAGCTGGATGTGATGGGCCCCTTCGATTTTCTCGAATTTCAATACGAGCGTTCAAAAATAACCGGCGATACGAGCTACATTGCCCGGTATTATAAAACAGGGAACCCTTACAGCAGGATAACCGATTACCAGAATGTTGACAACATCGACTGGCAGAAAATTATGTTTGGCCGTAATGCCCTGCAGCAAACCCATAACATCAGCATATCCGGAGGCACCAAACAAACGCAGTATAACCTAAGCGGCACTTATAATGATCAGGAAGGCATCCTGTTGTATACCCAATATAAAAGAGGGTTGATCAACTTCAGGTTTGACCACCAGGCCAGCAGCAAATTAAAAATCAGTTTTAATGTGCGTTACAATAATAACGTGTTAGACGGGCAAGGCACAGCCGACGCGGGCGGCGCGCAGAGCAATAACCTGAGGCAGATTGTACGTTATCAGCCCATACTGGTACCCAACCAGACGCTTGATTATTATGACGCCGCCGAAGCTGCCGCAACCAGCGGCAACGGCTTATCGTTAATTAACCCACTTGAGGAGATGCAACAACAATACAGAAAGCGATCTAACAATGTATTGAATATCAACGCATCTGTCAATTACAATATCACCAAAAGATTGGTTTTCAGATCGGTAGCGGCAATTGACTATAACAACACCAATATGCGCACTTTTGACGATACCATCACCTACAACGCACGTACTACAGGAGGCAAACAGCCATTGATAACGGTGACCAATAACAATGTCCGCACGATCAATAACTCCAATACCTTAGATTATAATAATCCCGCCATTATGGGGTCAAAGCATAGTATCGATGTTTTGGTGGGTCAGGAAACCTATCAAACCTATACCGTTGTAAATGGCCTCGACCTGCGCAATTACCCCATAGGCACATCGCCGGATCAGGCTTTTGCCAACTACTCCCTGGCACAAACTGTTCAGCCGCCAACCGTATCAGAGATCCCGATCCAAAATTTCTCGCTGTTTTCCCGGGTGAGCTATAATTACGCCGGTAAATATTTTGCCACATTTAATTTAAGGGCCGATGCAAGTTCTGTTTTCGGGCCGCAAAATAAATGGGGCTATTTCCCTTCCGCCTCTTTGGCCTGGCGTGTATCTGACGAGAACTTTATGAAAAACCAAAACCTGGTATCTGATCTGAAGCTGAGGCTAAGCTATGGTTCTGTGGGTAATAACCGCATCAGTCCGTTTTCTTATGGAAACTTTTTTGCACCGGGCAAATCCTATTATCTCAATGACCTTTTTGTTTTCGGAGCATCAACCACCAGCCTGGGTAACCCCGACTTAAAATGGGAATCGCAGTTATCAAGAAACATCGGGATAGATGTCGCCTTTTTTAAAGGCCGCCTTCAGCTTACCGTGGATGCATACCGTAATACTACCAGCAACCTGCTGTTAAGTAATGTGATACCTACAAACTCCGGTTATAGCAGCCAGTTGCAGAATGTAGGCGCTACCCAAAATACCGGGCTCGAAATCCAGTTGAACGGCACCATTATGCAGACTAAAAACTTTAGATGGACCGGAAACTTTAATATTGCATGGAACAAAAACATTATCAAAAGCTTAGGGGCACAACAATCGTTCACCGTTAATTCCGGATTTTTCAACTCATCACAGCAACCGGCTGACTACCTGGTTAAAGTGGGAGAAGAAGTTGGTACCTTTTATGGCTTAAAGAATGATGGCTATTACAAAATATCTGATTTTGATGCCACGCCTTACAGCAATCCACTATATCCCTGGGCAACTACCAAATATACGCTGAAGGCAGGTGTGCCAACATCGTCCATATCTTCAACAACGGTACAGCCCGGAACGCAAAAATTTGTTGATGTTGTACCTGATGGTAAAATTACCACGGCAGATTATACGGTAATTGGCCATGCTTTACCCAAAGGCATAGGCGGTTTTGGGCAAACCTTTGCCTATAAAAATTTCGACCTCAACATCTTCCTTAATTTTTCTTACGGCAACCAGGTGGCCAATTACAACAAGCTTGAGTTTACCAGCACCTACTCAAACGGCGCCAACCTGCTCAGCTCATTTAACGACAGGTACCGTACCGTTGATCCCAGAACCGGGGTACAGGTGCAGGGCGTAC
Proteins encoded in this window:
- a CDS encoding hybrid sensor histidine kinase/response regulator transcription factor, translating into MPATKVLTICVIAFFLSMAFCADAQLKCKIEHYSTEDGLSHNRIMCMLKDREGFMWFGTWDGLNRFDGHNFVVYKSKPGDTSSLRNNRIENIIEDKAGFLWVQAYDNRVYRFDKKNGQFLAIEAGAPFNRGSQPIFTRMELSKNGRIWLITKKEGIFLIDEPDAVHPHCTRFAQGLGRSLSLPSNTIQFFHQDQQSNVWISTANGICLIAKNRFGKYTSSTLSGRNDLTCAEDTKDTIWLGTRAGSLIYIPKSTKQFTELKLTDNSINQLIVSKKNNCVYATSSGAQVIKIQRSNRAFSLFTMPQAGQFFSLYEDKRGLLWLEADRYGIVKFDPERKSFKGFNQKTDAFFDHYVKFYRVIEDNNGSVWVSMDHGGFGYYNPVTDNVDYFYDEPGSGNHWFSNIIVCTYMDPAGVLWLNADDKGLNKIVFQRNDFNQKLIVTNTVNRSDNEIRGLCYDSQNRLWLASKSGNLYIYKNDKQVPVSFLNTPKDGIGVIYAILQDKKGCVWIGTRSNGLFRAVPVNAQQTAYQLTHFETGKNDIFSLNSNVIYSLLEDRQGRVWVGTYESGLNLVDEQNGWIRFLNIKNCFKNYPKKSFLKIRNLKEDAKGNIWLATTDGLLIVDPDQYHIDHSRFAGFSKISGDRTSLSKNDIQFIYRDSKAAMWLCTSGGGLDKAIGDNPFKKLNFKVYTTEDGLTSDYVLSCVEDNDNNLWLATENGLSKFNPQSDKFRNYDSYDGLPKTGFSESSSLKLPNGNLVFGGITGYVSFNPRSILSPKIFVNMAFTNLQVNNNDIFPDQSGGILKQNIDQTSGLRLQYNQNIIAVDYAVLDYRLTSKQNYAYRLLGFDNLWHDNKGQRRATYTNLPPGDYKFEVKSTAADLYLNTPYKSLSITILPPPWCTWWAYLIYMVILSIAIAIVRRIALTMLKLRHRIAVEQKMADLKVGFFTNVSHELRTPLTLILNPIEEIFDKEKLSAQGVEHIHVVRKNAKRMVRFINQLLDLRKAQSGKATLRVSQVDMVSFVKKISEYFTDLAREKHIELQITASRDIVLLWIDAEKIDVVIYNLLANAFKFSPANKTIQVLIGQAYANAPVLIEIADQGQGVPENKLQDIFELYYEGDHNESKNLKGTGIGLALAKELVAIHQGKISAKNNTDKGLTVSIELKAGKEHFATADVVFVDAPEVPHEFEETMEGMLLQTIHHPKHQHDVNVPLVLLVEDNNDLRMFLAAQLSSLYRVEVAENGQEGLQKAINLLPDLVLSDVMMPKMDGIQMLDELKNNILTSHIPVVLLSAKFSIENQIEGLKYGADSYITKPFDNGFLLASIENLIRQRKKIFDTLLSGKKTISLSPAEIVITSHDEIFLKKVIQIVEDRMVDPEFNIESVSEAVNLSRSAFYKKFKSLTNMAPVEFVREMRLKRAKQMLDAGQNNMTEIAYAVGFNNSRYFSTCFKELYHQSPTDYLKSISIKA
- a CDS encoding SusC/RagA family TonB-linked outer membrane protein; the encoded protein is MKKVLLQTLLMFLLGSAWAQTRTISGKVTDERGESLPSVNVKVKGTAIVTAAAADGTYKLSVPGTESVLVFSFIGYKPKEIKVGGQTVINVSLEPDSKLLNEVVAIGYQTVRRRDLVTAVSSVTAKDLKDNPTLSAAEALQGKLAGVQVTVADGQPGASADIYIRGRTSITQSGSPLYIVDGIQVDGALNALSPQDIESIDVLKDAASTSIYGARGSNGVVIITTKGGTNTNGKTTVNYNNSFSIQKLPKELDVMGPFDFLEFQYERSKITGDTSYIARYYKTGNPYSRITDYQNVDNIDWQKIMFGRNALQQTHNISISGGTKQTQYNLSGTYNDQEGILLYTQYKRGLINFRFDHQASSKLKISFNVRYNNNVLDGQGTADAGGAQSNNLRQIVRYQPILVPNQTLDYYDAAEAAATSGNGLSLINPLEEMQQQYRKRSNNVLNINASVNYNITKRLVFRSVAAIDYNNTNMRTFDDTITYNARTTGGKQPLITVTNNNVRTINNSNTLDYNNPAIMGSKHSIDVLVGQETYQTYTVVNGLDLRNYPIGTSPDQAFANYSLAQTVQPPTVSEIPIQNFSLFSRVSYNYAGKYFATFNLRADASSVFGPQNKWGYFPSASLAWRVSDENFMKNQNLVSDLKLRLSYGSVGNNRISPFSYGNFFAPGKSYYLNDLFVFGASTTSLGNPDLKWESQLSRNIGIDVAFFKGRLQLTVDAYRNTTSNLLLSNVIPTNSGYSSQLQNVGATQNTGLEIQLNGTIMQTKNFRWTGNFNIAWNKNIIKSLGAQQSFTVNSGFFNSSQQPADYLVKVGEEVGTFYGLKNDGYYKISDFDATPYSNPLYPWATTKYTLKAGVPTSSISSTTVQPGTQKFVDVVPDGKITTADYTVIGHALPKGIGGFGQTFAYKNFDLNIFLNFSYGNQVANYNKLEFTSTYSNGANLLSSFNDRYRTVDPRTGVQVQGVPSAAVGVIGASPDILNALNGNAKYWIPVQSVEWDNNQSFALESGSFIRLNNVTLGYTLPRNVTNRIKVSSLRVFITGTNLGTITGYTGYDPDVSTRRGSPVTAGADYSAFPKARVFTAGLNVSF